ACCTTCTGATGGGCCGGGCCCGAAGCTTCTTCGGCCAGGCCTTGCGAGACGGCGGATGATGCAGGGCCTGTACGTTCACGTCCCCTTCTGCCCCACCCTCTGCCCCTACTGCGACTTTCACGTGGTCAGGCGGCATGGGGGAATCGTGGAAGCCTACCTCGAGCGGCTGGCAGCGGAAGCCAGAGCTCTTTACGAGCGATATCCAGACCCCCCAAAAACCCTCTACTTGGGGGGCGGGACGCCGAGCTTCCTGCGGAGTGGGGAGCTCCGGGCCCTCTTTGCCGCCCTGCCCTGGGACATTGGTGGGGCCGAGGTCACCATGGAGGCCAACCCTGGAACCCTGAATGCAGAACGACTGGCCCTCCTCAAAAACCTTGGCGTCAACCGGCTTTCGTTGGGGGTACAGAGCTTCCAGGACGGAGTTTTGCAAACCCTGGGCCGTGCCCACGGGCGCAGAGGCGCCCTGAAGGCGGTAGAGATGAGCCTGGAGGCAGGCTTTCGCACCTCCATAGACCTGATTCTGGGCCTACCTGGGCAGGACGTTCTGGCCGATCTGCGCGAGGCGGCAGCGCTGGGGGTGGGGCATATCTCGGCCTATACCCTCCAGATTGAGCCGGGCACCCCGTTTGAGGTTCTTGGGGTCAGGCTGGATGAAGACCTCGAGGCCAGCGCCTTCGAGCAGGCCGAGGAAACCCTGGGTCAGGCCGGTTTTGTGCGCTACGAGGTGTCCAACTTCGCCAGGCCCGGCCAGGAGAGCCAGCACAACACGCTCTACTGGCAGCTTGGCTTCTGGGGGGCCCTGGGGCCGGGGGCGGCGGCCCACCTGCCTGCTCAACCAGGAAAAGCCCCGTATGCCTTTCGCTCCAACAACCCGCCGCTTCCGCGCTGGCTGGCGGGGGAAGCACCCGCGATAGAAGAGATTAGCCCCCTCGAGCACGCCAGAGAAGCCCTGATGCTGGGCCTGCGGCTACACGAGGGTATAGACGTGAGCGAGATCGAGCAGCGCACGGGCCTGGATTTGTGGAGTTCCCTTAAGTCTGTGGTCGAACCGATGGCCTCGGAGGGTTACCTCCGGGTGCAGGGAAAGCGCCTACAGGCCCAAAACCTGGGCACCATCCACCCTCTAATCCTAGAGTTGTGGGAGGCGCTCGAGCCTACAAAAACCGCACAAACACCCGGCTAAGGGCCTCGAGGTCGCCCAGATTCTCCTGCAAAACCCGGTATACCCGGCGCCGGTCAATCTCCAGATACTCGTGCACCAGCAGATTGCGAAAACCAATCATCCTCAACCAGCGCTCGGCCAGGGCCGGGTCTACCAAGCCGCGCTCTTGAAACAAATACACCAAATCGCGGGTACGCTCAAAGCTACCCCAACCTTCGTCCGAGGCCACGTGGGCCGCCATATCGCTGATGGCCTCGATGGATAGCTGCAAAAACCGTTCCGCTGCGCCGTAACGCTCAGGGCTGGATAAAAACTCATCCAAGGTGTAGCCCGCCAGGCCCTGCAAGACCCGCAGGTACGCCTCCAGGTGCGACAGCCGCCGCCGCAGTACCTCAGGCCGGGTCACCCAGCCACCGCCTTTTCATAGCCTCCCGCTGGACTTGCAAGAGGGGCTCCAAATCCCAGTACTCCCGCACCACCCGCGAAACGTAGCAGCCTACGCAAAAACCTTCCCGTCGGTAAATCACCTTATTGGGCCGCACCGCCTCGAAGGCCAGCACCGGCGGAGCCTGATTCAAAATCACCAGGTCGGCCCGCTCAAAGCCTGCTTTTACCAGGTCGGCGAGGATATCCAGCGTGGGGTCGGGCTCCGGGGGCTCGAGGTACACCGCCAAGTCCCAGTCGCTATCGGGACGAGCTTTGCCAAAAGCGCGGGAGCCGAACAAAAAAACGGTCTGCACCTGGGGATGTCGGGCAAAAACCCTTTCAAGGCCCTGGGGCATGGTTTCCACCAGCCCAGGGTAGCACAGACCTTGCCTCAACCCACCAGGTACAGCACCTCGTTAAGGGCTGGCACATACTCCTGCGGGGCCAGGCCTTTTTTGGGAATGCGAAAGCCCGGTGGGTATTGGGTGGGCTCGAGCCGGAAGGGCAGGGCCCGCAGGGCTTTGGCGTCGTAGTCGAGGCGGGCGGTCTCAAAGGCAATTTGCAGGTGGAGCATGTCCTCGGTGATGGAAACCACCCCCTTAGACTCCGCGACCAGCCGCAGTTTGGTGAGGGCCAGGAAGTTTTCCACCTCCTCGGGCGCGGGGCCGTAGCGCTCTTTGAGTTCCTTGGCGATGCGCGAGAGCTGGGCCAGGTTCTTGCACTCGGCCAGGCGACCATAGTAGCGGCTGCGGGCGGCGGGGCTCTGGATGTACTCCGGGGTCAGGCGGGCCGAAAGCTGGAGGTCGAGGGTGACGTGGCGCTGTGGTTCTGCTTGCTCCCCCTTGAGCTTGCGGATGGCCTCGGACAAGAGCTCGGTGTAAATTTCCAGGCTCACCGCGCGGATATGGCCGTGCTGCTCGGGGCCCAGCAGGTTGCCTACCCCCCGGATTTCCATGTCTTTTTCGGCCAACAGGTGGCCCGAGCCCAGGTCGGAAAGGTCGGCGATGGCCGAGAGGCGGCGCTCGGCACCCTCGGTCAGGCGGAGGGGGTGAAATAAATAGGCGTAGGCTTCCTGCTGCCGCCTTCCCACCCGTCCCCGGAGCTGATAAAGGGCGGCCAGGCCCAGCTTGTCGGCCCGCTCCACCAGGATGGTGTTGGCCTCGGGGATGTCCAGCCCGCTCTCGATGATGGTGGTGGCCAAAAGCACGTCGAAAGCCCCCTCGGCGAAGGCCAGCATGGTCTCCTCCACCGCGGTTTCGTTCATCTGGCCGTGCACCACCCCGATGCGGGCCTCGGGCACCAGGGCTTCGAGGTAGCTGCGCCGGGCCAGGATGGTGGCCACCCGGTCGTGCACGTAAAAGGCCTTGCCGCCGCGCTCGAGTTCGTCCATAATGCCCTGCCGCACCAGGGCGGGGTCGTAGGGGGCCAGCACGGTTTGGATGGGCTTGCGGCCCGGAGGGGCAGTCTGGATGCTGCTAAGGTCGCGCAGGCCCACCAGGGCGCTGTAGAGGGTGCGGGGGATGGGCGTGGCCGACAAAAACAAGGTGTCTACGGCCTCCTTGAGCTCGCGGATGCGCTCCTTCTGGGCCACCCCAAAGCGGTGCTCCTCATCCACTACCAACAGGCCCAGGTCTTTGAAGCGCACATCGGGCGAGAGCAGCCGGTGGGTTCCAATCACAATGTCGATGCGGCCCAGGGCCAGGTCGCGCAGCACTTCACCGGCTTCCTTGTCGGAGGTGAAGCGCGAGAGACCCGCCACCCGCACCGGCAGGCCCTCCAGGCGCTTTTTGAAGGTCTGGGTGTGTTGCTCGGCCAAAAGCGTAGTGGGCACCAGCACCGCCACTTGGGCGCCGTGCCCCACCACTCGGAAAGCCGCCCGCAGGGCCACCTCGGTCTTGCCGAAGCCCACATCACCCGAGATCAGGCGCTCCATGGGGCGGGGGGCCTCGAGGTCGCGCAGGGTCTCTTCCAGGGCCTTGTGCTGGTCGGGGGTCAGCTCGAAGGGAAAGCTCTGCTCGATTTGGGCATCCCACTCGGGCAGCGGCCCAAAGGCCCGGCCCGGCGTGGCCTCGCGCTTGGCATGCAGCACCAACATCCGCTGGGCCAGCTCCTCGGCGTCCTTCTGGGCTTTCTCCCGGGCGCGCTTCCACTCGCCCTTACCCAGCGACGAGAGGGCGGGGGGGTCGTCGGTGGTGCCGGGGTGGCGCTTGAGCAGGGGGAGCTGCTCCACCGGCAGGTACATCCGGCCTTCCCCGGCATAGCGCAGCACCAGGTAGTCGCGCTTGGCCCCCAGCACCTCGCGGGTCTCCAGGCCCAGGTACTGCCCGATGCCGTGCTCGGGGTGGATCAGGTAGTCGCCCACCGAGAGCGCCCCAGGGTCGGCCACCTCGCCCCCCACCACCCGCCGCCGCAGGGTTTCGCCGCCAAAGGCATATAGGTGGGCCTCGCTCAGATACACCGTGCGCTGCTCGGGATCCAGGAAGGCCCCTTCAAAGGGCGCGGGCACCAGGTTTAGGGTTCCGGACTGGGGCTTCAGGGTGGGGGTGGAGCGTAGAGCGCCGGGGGCTAGGGTAGAGGAGCCCTCTCCCCTACCCCCTGGTTCCTGTAGTTTCTGCAAAAGATAGGCACGGCTCTTGGGGTGCCGGTAGAAGAACACCACCGCAAAACCGGCCTTCATCCAGGCGTGTACGTCCTCCACAAACTGCGAGACGCGGGCCCGGTAGGGCGGGAGGGGCTGGTAGGGCAGGGTCAGGGGGGGCAGTTCGGGCCCGCCCAGGCCGAAAGCGATCCGATCCCGCCCCGAAATTAGGGGCCAGAGCGCCTCGGGTGCCAGCGCCGGGGTATCGAGGTAGACCGTGCCGGGGAAGTGCACAATTTTGTGAGAATCCCAGGTCTCGGCCTTACCCTCGCGGGCCGTCAGGACGTAGCGCGACCGGGGCTCACCCGCTACCTTGAGGCCATCGAGCTCATCGCCAAAAAACTCTAGGCGTACCGACGGTGCGCCGGGGCCGGGTGCCTCGAGCTCCAACACATCCCCCTGCACGCGGTAGTCCTCCTCCCGCAGGTAGCCCATGCGAAAAAGGCGCTCGAGCAGGTCTTCGCGCAGGTACGAGCGCCCCACCTCCAGCACCAGCCGCCAGGCTTCGGGCTCGGCCGGAAAGGCGGCCAGGGCCTCGGGGTAGCTCATCACCACCACCTGGGCTTCGCCGATGGCCTCGAGGCCGGGGTTCACATAAGCCGAGACCCCCAGCGCCCCCAGGTCGGCATACAGGCCCAGTCGCTCGGGGGGGCAGAGCAACACCCGGGGGCCCTCGCCCTGGGCAAAGAGGAGGGCCCGGGCCGCTTGAGGTAGGCCGGGCAGGTATTGGTTCAGGATAGATGGAAGAGTGGTGTGCATAGATGTTTATTCCACAACGCAGCAAATGCCACCAGGGCCCGCCCTGGGGGAGGTCTGTAGTCTACCCCCAACCCCAAAAGGTCAAAGCGGGACTTGTTACACTAATCGGCGTGAAGATTCTGGTTACGGGTTTTGAGCCCTTTGCCGGGCTGCCGCACAACCCCAGCAGCGCCCTGCTCGAGCATCTACCCGAGCGCCTGGGTAAGGCCCGTTTGGTGCGGGCCACCCTCCCGGTGGACACCCGCCGGGCCCCCGAGGCCTTGGGGCAGCTCTACCAGCGCCACCAGCCGGAGGTAGTGCTGCATTTGGGGCTTGCGGCGGGCAGGGCCTTGCTCTCGCTCGAGCGCCTGGCCATCAACCTGCTCGACTTTGAAATCGCCGACAACGGCGGGCACCGCCTGCAAGACACCCCCATTCTGCCGGATGGGCCCCTGGCCCTGCTCAGCCGTCTGCCCATTCGCAGCATCCAGGCCCGCTGGGCCGAGGCAGGCATCCCGGGGGTCATCAGCAACAGCGCCGGGCTCTATTTGTGCAACCAGGTGATGTACCTGGCCCTATCTATGCTGCCCCCGGAGGTTCCGGCAGGGTTTATCCACCTGCCCCCCGACGAAACCCTGGCCCTGCACAAGCCCCAGGCGTATGTGCCCTTGCAAACCCAGGTGCAAGCCGTCCAGATGGCGCTCGAGGCCACCATCCAGTCTGTGCAGGTGGAGCCCGCATGACCGATGTGCTCATCATCTCGGGCGGCAACGCCGAAGACCTGATTGGGGCCACCCTGTGCGAGCACCTCGAGGGCCTCTCGCTGGCGGCGCTGCCCCTGGTAGGAGCCGGTAAGCGCTACGAGGGCAAGGTCGAGCGCATCCTGGGCCCCCGCACCCAGATGCCCTCGGGGGGCTTCCCCTTCAACAGCCTGGACAACCTGCTGGCCGATCTCAAGGCCGGCTTTCATCTGGAAATCGTGCGGCAGATTCGGGCCGCCCAGCTAGCCCGGCGGGAGGTACGGGCGGTTGCGGTGGTGGGCGATGCCTATGCCCTGGCCATTGGGGTGCTGGCCTCGAGCTGGGGGCAACTCCCCTTGTTCCACCTGCAACCCCAAATTTCGCACTACTACTGGGGAGGCCGGAGCGTCTGGGAGCGGCTTAGGCAGCCCAACCAGTTTGCCGCCGAGGACTACATGTTCTACGAGCGCTGGATGCACCGCTTCGTGCAGGCCGTATACGTGCGGGACAAACTAAGCGAGCAGCGGGCACACCAACTGGGCCTGTACAAGGCCCGTTTTGTGGGGAGCATGGCCATGGACACCCTCCCGGCCCCGGAACGCGACCTAAGCAGCGTGCTGGACGGCCGTCCGGTGCTGGTCTTGCTGCCCGGAACCCGCGGCGACGTGCGCTTTAGCCTGCCCCTGATGCTGCAAAGCGCGGCCCTGCTGCCCCAGATGCAGGGCCTGGTGGCCTGGGCCGCCGATTTTTCCCAGGTACCCCTGGCCGAGGGCTGGTCGCTCAGTGTACTCGACGACCAGACCGCCCTTGCCCAGCAAGGCCCGCACCGGGTCTGGCTGTTGCGAAATGCTTTCTCGGCCATCCTGCACGTGGGGCAGGTAGCCATCGGCACCGCCGGCACCGCCAACGAGCAGGCTGCGGGTATGGGAATTCCGGTGGTGGCCTTCCCCACCCCGGGCCCGCAGTACATCTACCCCAACGCGCTTAGGCAAAGCCGTTTGTTGGGCAAGGCTTTGCGCCTGGTGCAACCGCAGGCCGAGGTGGTGGCCCAGGCTGTGCGGGCTTTTTTGACAGACGAACAGGCCCGCGAGGCAGCGCGAAAAGAGGGCCTCGAGCGCAACGGGCCCAGGGGGGCCTTGCCCCAAATTGCCCAAGAAATTCGCCAAGCACTGGCTTTGCGGGGTACCCATGCCAGATAACGTGCTGGCCCTGGTTGTCACCCATAACCGCAAGGCGCTCCTCGAGGAGTGTTTGCAGCGCATCCTGCAACAAACCCACCCACCCGCCGAGGTGCTGGTGCTGGATAATGCCTCCACCGATGGCACAGAGGCCCTGGTACGCGAGCGGTTCCCCCAGCTTCGCTACGTGCGCCTGCCCGAAAACACCGGTGCTGCCGGCGGTTTTCATCATGGGCTGGCCCTGGCCAGGAGCCTGGAATACGACTGGATCTGGCTGCTCGACGACGATGCGCACCCTGAACCAGACTCCCTTTTCCAGTTGCTCGAGGGCCTTCGTCGGGTGCGGGGGATGGGCCTCGAGCCCAACCTGCTGCTAAGCCGACTCATCTGGACAGATGGTAGAGTTCACCCCATGGGCATTCCCTGGCCCGACCTTCGTCGCCCTGCCTTACTGTTGAAGTCCAGGAGACACAAGCTGGCACCGGTTCGCTTTGGCACCTATGCCTCCATGCTGGTTAGCCGCTCTGCCGCCGTACAGCACCCCCTGCCTACCAAGGACTACTTCCTCTGGAACGACGACCTGGAGTACTCAGGCAGGCTGCTGCGCCGAGGCCTGGGTTTCCTGGTTCAAGATAGCGTGGTAGTGCATAAAACCCGCAACCCTTTTAGCTCGGCTGTAACGACTACAGACGAGCAGTTTTACTTAGAAGCCCGCAACCGGGCCTGGCTGGTACGCTCCGATGCCTTTGGCCCCCTGGGCAAAACCTTCTGGACGCTGAACAGCCTGGGGGTTTTTCTGGCCCGGCTACGCCAAAGGGGCTTGGGGGGTGCAAGGATTATCCTGAAGGGGTGGCTCGAGGGGTTTCGCACGCCCCCACCCAAATACCCCTGAGCCTTCTTCGGGTAGGCGGGTTTGTCCACCAGAAGGCGCTCGAGGACGTCAATTGGGGGCTGTGCTAACATATACCCGTGCGTCTTTACCGCGTCGGCCTGTTCACCGACACCTACCTACCCGGGCCAAACGGGGTCGCCACCAGCGTATACTTGCTCAAACGCGAGCTACGCCGCATGGGCCACGAAGCCTGGGTGCTGGCCCCCGAGATGCCCGATGCCGACCCCCGCGAGGACTGGGTGGTACGGGTACCCAGCGTGGCCTATCCTTTTTTCGAGAATCAGCGCCTGGCCATGCCCAGCAGCCGTTTGCTGCCCACCGAGTTCGAAATTTTCCACACCCACACCCCGCTTTTTATCGGCATCTGGGGGGCCCGGCTGGCCTACCGCAACCGCCTGCCTCACGTCTCGACCTTTCACACCCACCTGGAAAAATATGCCCACTACATCCCCGGCGTAGCCATGCTGGATAAGTACGTGGGCATCATGCAAAAGGTCTGTCAGGCTTTCTACAACCGCGCCGACGTGGTCATTGCCCCGACCGACCCGGTCAAGAAGCTGGCCGAAAGCTACGAGATCGAACGCGAGATCAAGGTCATTCCCACCGGCATCGATACCGATATCTTGCAGGCCGCCCCCGATCCGGTTTCGCCCTGGCCCACAGGCAAGCGCCGCCTGCTGCACGTAGGGCGGCTGGGTAAGGAAAAAAGCGTGGATGTGGTCATCCAAGCCCTGGCCGAGATTCGCAAGGAATCGGACGCCCACCTGGCCCTCCTCGGCATGGGGCCCGACCAAGAAAGGCTGGCCCAACTGGCCCACCAGCTTGGGGTGGAGGAACACCTCACCTTTGTGGGGCCGGTGCCCTACGAGAAAATTGGAGGCTACTACCGCATGGCCGAGCTATTCTTGTTTGCCAGCGAGACCGAGACCCAGGGGCTCGTCATCTGGGAGGCCCAGGCAGTGGGGGTGCCGGTGGTGGTGGTGGGGGCCGAGGGCACCTTGCAGGGCGTCGAGGTGGGCAGCAGCGGCTATCTGGTACCGCCCGGCGACTACCGAGCCATGGCCGAGCGAGCCCTGGAACTGCTGCGCGACGAGAACCTGCGGCAGCGTTTTAGCGAAGGGGCCCGCAAGTTTGCCGACCGGCGCACGGCCCGCCGGGTGGCCGAGCAGATTGTGGCCATCTATGACGAAGCCACCCGGCTGGTGGAGTTTGAGCCGCG
This genomic stretch from Meiothermus sp. harbors:
- a CDS encoding nucleotidyltransferase domain-containing protein, with amino-acid sequence MPQGLERVFARHPQVQTVFLFGSRAFGKARPDSDWDLAVYLEPPEPDPTLDILADLVKAGFERADLVILNQAPPVLAFEAVRPNKVIYRREGFCVGCYVSRVVREYWDLEPLLQVQREAMKRRWLGDPA
- a CDS encoding glycosyltransferase, which produces MRLYRVGLFTDTYLPGPNGVATSVYLLKRELRRMGHEAWVLAPEMPDADPREDWVVRVPSVAYPFFENQRLAMPSSRLLPTEFEIFHTHTPLFIGIWGARLAYRNRLPHVSTFHTHLEKYAHYIPGVAMLDKYVGIMQKVCQAFYNRADVVIAPTDPVKKLAESYEIEREIKVIPTGIDTDILQAAPDPVSPWPTGKRRLLHVGRLGKEKSVDVVIQALAEIRKESDAHLALLGMGPDQERLAQLAHQLGVEEHLTFVGPVPYEKIGGYYRMAELFLFASETETQGLVIWEAQAVGVPVVVVGAEGTLQGVEVGSSGYLVPPGDYRAMAERALELLRDENLRQRFSEGARKFADRRTARRVAEQIVAIYDEATRLVEFEPRRLKIPFPRLPQSSLTNSRPGS
- a CDS encoding glycosyltransferase family 2 protein, producing the protein MPDNVLALVVTHNRKALLEECLQRILQQTHPPAEVLVLDNASTDGTEALVRERFPQLRYVRLPENTGAAGGFHHGLALARSLEYDWIWLLDDDAHPEPDSLFQLLEGLRRVRGMGLEPNLLLSRLIWTDGRVHPMGIPWPDLRRPALLLKSRRHKLAPVRFGTYASMLVSRSAAVQHPLPTKDYFLWNDDLEYSGRLLRRGLGFLVQDSVVVHKTRNPFSSAVTTTDEQFYLEARNRAWLVRSDAFGPLGKTFWTLNSLGVFLARLRQRGLGGARIILKGWLEGFRTPPPKYP
- a CDS encoding DUF86 domain-containing protein, with the translated sequence MTRPEVLRRRLSHLEAYLRVLQGLAGYTLDEFLSSPERYGAAERFLQLSIEAISDMAAHVASDEGWGSFERTRDLVYLFQERGLVDPALAERWLRMIGFRNLLVHEYLEIDRRRVYRVLQENLGDLEALSRVFVRFL
- the mfd gene encoding transcription-repair coupling factor — protein: MHTTLPSILNQYLPGLPQAARALLFAQGEGPRVLLCPPERLGLYADLGALGVSAYVNPGLEAIGEAQVVVMSYPEALAAFPAEPEAWRLVLEVGRSYLREDLLERLFRMGYLREEDYRVQGDVLELEAPGPGAPSVRLEFFGDELDGLKVAGEPRSRYVLTAREGKAETWDSHKIVHFPGTVYLDTPALAPEALWPLISGRDRIAFGLGGPELPPLTLPYQPLPPYRARVSQFVEDVHAWMKAGFAVVFFYRHPKSRAYLLQKLQEPGGRGEGSSTLAPGALRSTPTLKPQSGTLNLVPAPFEGAFLDPEQRTVYLSEAHLYAFGGETLRRRVVGGEVADPGALSVGDYLIHPEHGIGQYLGLETREVLGAKRDYLVLRYAGEGRMYLPVEQLPLLKRHPGTTDDPPALSSLGKGEWKRAREKAQKDAEELAQRMLVLHAKREATPGRAFGPLPEWDAQIEQSFPFELTPDQHKALEETLRDLEAPRPMERLISGDVGFGKTEVALRAAFRVVGHGAQVAVLVPTTLLAEQHTQTFKKRLEGLPVRVAGLSRFTSDKEAGEVLRDLALGRIDIVIGTHRLLSPDVRFKDLGLLVVDEEHRFGVAQKERIRELKEAVDTLFLSATPIPRTLYSALVGLRDLSSIQTAPPGRKPIQTVLAPYDPALVRQGIMDELERGGKAFYVHDRVATILARRSYLEALVPEARIGVVHGQMNETAVEETMLAFAEGAFDVLLATTIIESGLDIPEANTILVERADKLGLAALYQLRGRVGRRQQEAYAYLFHPLRLTEGAERRLSAIADLSDLGSGHLLAEKDMEIRGVGNLLGPEQHGHIRAVSLEIYTELLSEAIRKLKGEQAEPQRHVTLDLQLSARLTPEYIQSPAARSRYYGRLAECKNLAQLSRIAKELKERYGPAPEEVENFLALTKLRLVAESKGVVSITEDMLHLQIAFETARLDYDAKALRALPFRLEPTQYPPGFRIPKKGLAPQEYVPALNEVLYLVG
- the hemW gene encoding radical SAM family heme chaperone HemW yields the protein MQGLYVHVPFCPTLCPYCDFHVVRRHGGIVEAYLERLAAEARALYERYPDPPKTLYLGGGTPSFLRSGELRALFAALPWDIGGAEVTMEANPGTLNAERLALLKNLGVNRLSLGVQSFQDGVLQTLGRAHGRRGALKAVEMSLEAGFRTSIDLILGLPGQDVLADLREAAALGVGHISAYTLQIEPGTPFEVLGVRLDEDLEASAFEQAEETLGQAGFVRYEVSNFARPGQESQHNTLYWQLGFWGALGPGAAAHLPAQPGKAPYAFRSNNPPLPRWLAGEAPAIEEISPLEHAREALMLGLRLHEGIDVSEIEQRTGLDLWSSLKSVVEPMASEGYLRVQGKRLQAQNLGTIHPLILELWEALEPTKTAQTPG
- a CDS encoding lipid-A-disaccharide synthase-related protein; translated protein: MTDVLIISGGNAEDLIGATLCEHLEGLSLAALPLVGAGKRYEGKVERILGPRTQMPSGGFPFNSLDNLLADLKAGFHLEIVRQIRAAQLARREVRAVAVVGDAYALAIGVLASSWGQLPLFHLQPQISHYYWGGRSVWERLRQPNQFAAEDYMFYERWMHRFVQAVYVRDKLSEQRAHQLGLYKARFVGSMAMDTLPAPERDLSSVLDGRPVLVLLPGTRGDVRFSLPLMLQSAALLPQMQGLVAWAADFSQVPLAEGWSLSVLDDQTALAQQGPHRVWLLRNAFSAILHVGQVAIGTAGTANEQAAGMGIPVVAFPTPGPQYIYPNALRQSRLLGKALRLVQPQAEVVAQAVRAFLTDEQAREAARKEGLERNGPRGALPQIAQEIRQALALRGTHAR
- a CDS encoding pyroglutamyl-peptidase I; the encoded protein is MKILVTGFEPFAGLPHNPSSALLEHLPERLGKARLVRATLPVDTRRAPEALGQLYQRHQPEVVLHLGLAAGRALLSLERLAINLLDFEIADNGGHRLQDTPILPDGPLALLSRLPIRSIQARWAEAGIPGVISNSAGLYLCNQVMYLALSMLPPEVPAGFIHLPPDETLALHKPQAYVPLQTQVQAVQMALEATIQSVQVEPA